GACTGCGAAACCCCGGCCTGTCGCCAAGCCCAAACCAAAAAAGAAAACAGAAAAAACAGGAAAGCCAAAAACCAGCAAGGCAGAAAAGCAGCGCCGGCAAAAAGAGATGGAACAGCAAATGCAGCAAATGCTGGCTGAAGAAGAAGGAGAAATGGCCAGGCAGGCTAGCGCGAGAAAGGCGAATGAAATTACCGACAAGTTTCGTACCGTGATTCAGCAAAAGGTCAGTCGAAACTGGATTAAACCCGCCGGTGTTGGCAAGGGTCTTGAGTGCGTGATGCGGGTGCGCCTGGCTGCAGGTGGCGACGTAATCAGTACTGAAGTAGTGCGATCCAGTGGTGATGCCATATTTGATCGTTCGGTGGAGAGTGCCGTGTTCAAGGCTGCTCCTCTGCCAGTGCCGGAAGATGCCACCATGTTTGAACGTTTTCGTGAAATTGAGTTTTTGTTCCGACCGGAAACCTGATGGAAATAAAAAGGCGATAGACAGATGTTTTGGAAAGCTATACTGGTACCCGTGTTACTGATTGTCAGTCTGCCGGCCCGGGCGGTTTTGCAGATTGAGATAACCCAGTCGGGCGAAGGAGGGCTGCCGATTGCAGTCGTGCCTTTCTCCTGGGAAGGCAAGGGCAAGCCGCCCCAGGTGGTTTCGGATATTGTATCTTCCGATCTGGCGCGCAGCGGAAAGTTTACCGTTCTGGATAACAGGAAATTCATAAGTCGACCGACATCTGATCGTGATGTGGTATTCAAGGACTGGCGCATGATCAAGGCTGAAGCGCTGGTAATTGGCACGGTCAGGCAGGCTGGTGAAAACCAGTACCAGGTTGAGTACCGGTTGTATGATGTTTTCAAGCAGGCACAACTGGCCGGTTATCGTTACACGGTTACGGCGGAACTGTTGCGCCTAGCAGCGCACCAGGTCAGCGATGTGATTTATGCAAAACTCATGGGAGAGTCCGGGGCATTTGCAACACGTATAGCCTATATCACCAAGAAAGAGATTCAGCCTGGAAGAGCCGAGTATCGATTGCAGATTGCTGATTCGGATGGGTACGGACCGGTAACGGCAGTGACATCACGTGAACCTTTGATGTCGCCGGCATGGTCACCGGACGGGAACCAGATTGCCTACGTATCCTTTGAAGGCAAGCGATCCATGGTGTATATCCAGGAAGTGGCTACCGGCAAGCGTGAACGTATCGCCCAGTTTCAGGGAATCAATAGCGCACCGGCATGGTCGCCGGATGGTCGCCGATTGGCGCTCACCCTGTCCAAGGACGGGAGCCCTGATATTTATATAAGAGATGTGGCTACAGGCAGGCTTGAGCGCGTGACGACGCACGGCGCCATTGATACCGAGCCGGCATGGTCGCCGGATGGTCGCTACCTGGTTTTCACTTCGGACCGGGCCGGTGGCCCGCAGATTTACCAGATGGACCTGGAGCGTCGGGAGCTGAAAAGACTGACCTTTGAGGGTGATTATAATGCCCGCGCGTCGTATTCTGTGGATGGCAAGCGGCTGACACTGGTGACGCGCGAGCGGGGTCGTTATCATGTGGGCGTGCTGAATCTTGATGGCCTGTCGTTGCAGATACTCACTGATTCACAGCTGGACGAGTCCCCCAGTTTTGCACCCAATGGCAGAATGGTGCTCTACGCAACTGAGTTGCATGGGCGCGGTGTTCTGGCCTCCGTTTCATCAGATGGCCGGGTTCGCCAGACATTCAGGTTTGACCAGGGTGATGTGCGCGAACCGGCATGGTCACCGTATAATCAACAATTGAGATACAAGGAGTAACGGGATGATGTGGAACAGATTGGCGGTATTGGCTGTTGTCACCATGTTGGGACTTGCTGCCTGCGGTGGTGACAAGGCAGTCGTCGAGGAAGGCGCTGGCGCGGATGCGGCAGGTGTGGGCGTTACAGGACTGGGCCAGGAGAGCCTGGGCGGCGATCTCTTGTCCGAAACCCGGGTCTATTTTGAGTTTGACAGTGCCAGCCTTACCAGTGAAGGCAGCCAGGTTGTGGAAGCTCATGCCAGGCATCTGCTGGCCAATAGCAATGTTATGGTGACGCTGGAAGGTCATTGCGACGAGCGCGGCA
This DNA window, taken from Gammaproteobacteria bacterium, encodes the following:
- the tolA gene encoding cell envelope integrity protein TolA, whose product is MAQQATWSTSRHEDSLFRAFVFALLLHVVLLLFVAIGFSWSWQKTPAQESVIKARAVSLPAETVSKTAVDTKPVKKTAKPRPVAKPKPKKKTEKTGKPKTSKAEKQRRQKEMEQQMQQMLAEEEGEMARQASARKANEITDKFRTVIQQKVSRNWIKPAGVGKGLECVMRVRLAAGGDVISTEVVRSSGDAIFDRSVESAVFKAAPLPVPEDATMFERFREIEFLFRPET
- the tolB gene encoding Tol-Pal system beta propeller repeat protein TolB produces the protein MFWKAILVPVLLIVSLPARAVLQIEITQSGEGGLPIAVVPFSWEGKGKPPQVVSDIVSSDLARSGKFTVLDNRKFISRPTSDRDVVFKDWRMIKAEALVIGTVRQAGENQYQVEYRLYDVFKQAQLAGYRYTVTAELLRLAAHQVSDVIYAKLMGESGAFATRIAYITKKEIQPGRAEYRLQIADSDGYGPVTAVTSREPLMSPAWSPDGNQIAYVSFEGKRSMVYIQEVATGKRERIAQFQGINSAPAWSPDGRRLALTLSKDGSPDIYIRDVATGRLERVTTHGAIDTEPAWSPDGRYLVFTSDRAGGPQIYQMDLERRELKRLTFEGDYNARASYSVDGKRLTLVTRERGRYHVGVLNLDGLSLQILTDSQLDESPSFAPNGRMVLYATELHGRGVLASVSSDGRVRQTFRFDQGDVREPAWSPYNQQLRYKE
- the pal gene encoding peptidoglycan-associated lipoprotein Pal, whose protein sequence is MMWNRLAVLAVVTMLGLAACGGDKAVVEEGAGADAAGVGVTGLGQESLGGDLLSETRVYFEFDSASLTSEGSQVVEAHARHLLANSNVMVTLEGHCDERGTREYNLALGERRAKAVARMMRVLGVADERIKVTSYGEEKPLESGHDESAWRQNRRVEIIY